From Microbacterium sp. CGR2:
CGGATGCGCTCCAGCGTGGAGCATCGCGATTGTCAGGCCCCACGGGCAGTCTGCACACGGTGCGCCATCGCACGAGAGTGAGGCCCGCCCAAACGGGCGGACCTCACTCTCAGTGTGCGTCGCGTGTGTGTCAGTCGTGTCGTTTGCCGCCGCGCTTGATGCGAACGAGCAGGTAGCCGACGAGCGCGACAACTGCGATGATCACGACGACCGTGATGATGAGATGCACGGGTGCGATACCGGATGACATTTGCTTGTTACCCCGTGATGTTGAAAGAGCTTCTGGACGTATAAAACGTTGCGTCGTAGTTCATCGTCCAGAGGGACGTTACTTTCCCCGCCCGCGTTTCATATAGGCCGTTTGGCCTGTAGACGAACGTCTGGTTTGCCCTATTCCCTCTCTAGTGGCGTGTGATTCCGCTTCGCGAGCCTGCCCCCATCGTCGACCCGGACTTTGCCGCTTCCCGTGAGAGTGCCAGCGGGCGGAAGGTCCCGTCGAGACTTTGGAGTTATGGAGTTTGGCCGAAAGACTCGCATGCTGAACCTTGGGCGTAAGTAAATCTACGTACGGATCTTGCCCGTGGGCGCACGGATGAGCCCACGGACGTGCGGTCGCGGATGGTTGCTGGCCTCTATCGGCCGGCAGTGGAGCCAGCGAGCACGAGGGCCCGATCCGGCGAGCGGTGATCCTCGCCGATAGTCACCGCGCCACTGCCGAAGGAGCCTCCGCGAGCAAACCCCGTGCCGCCCCGGCCATGATGAGCGCAACCGCCGTCAGCCCGGCCGCCACCAACATCGGGGCGCTCAGACCCGCACCCACCGCGATCGCCCATCCACCGAGAACCGGCCCGATAGCCGCTCCGATGTTCAACGCGGCGGTTGCGTACGATCCGCCCATGGTCGGTGCACCGGATGCCGCGTACAGAACTCGCGCGATCAGGGTGCTCCCGACTCCGAACGAGAGCACGCCCTGCGCGAGAACGAGCACAAGGATCACCGCCGGGTGGGATGCCGTCAGAGTCATCGTGATCCAGCCTCCGAGCAGCAGCGGTCCGCCGACGGCGAGGACGAGTCCGGGGTAACGGTCGGACAGCCGCCCCGCGACCGTGACTCCAGCGAACGATCCGATCCCGAAGAGCACGAGCGCGACAGGCACCCACACCTCATCCAGGCCCGCGGTCTCGGTGACGACCGGAGCCAGGAACGTGAAGGCCGCGAACGTGCCGCCGTTGATCAGAGCGCCGAGCGTCAGGGCGAGGATGAGGCGAGGCGAGGCCAGCTGGCGCAGCTCGCTGCGGAGGGTGGTGGTGGCGGGGCCAGTCATTGACTGGCCGTCCGTCTTCGTAACGCCCCGAACAACGCCGACGATGGCGGGCAGACAGAGGAGTGCGATCGCCCAGAAGGTCGATCGCCAGCCCAGCGCGGTGCCGAGCAGCGCTCCGGCGGGGACGCCGGCGACGGTCGCGATGGTCGTGCCGGAGAGCAGCACCGCCAGTGCTCGTCCTTTCCGGTCGGCTGCCACGAGCGTGGTGGCCGTGGAGAGTGCGACGGCGAGGAACCCTGCATTCGCGAAGGCGCTGAGCACGCGTGTGATCAGCAAGACAGAGAACTCAGACGTCAGCGCTCCGACGACGTGGCATCCGGCGAACACGACAAGACAGGCGACAAGGGTGAGTCGAGGTGGCCAGCGGCGGGCAAACGCCGCCATCAGCGGTGCGCCGACGACCATCCCGACCGCGAACGCCGACGTCAGCAGACCCGCGGTCGCAAGGGTGACTTCTAGGTCGGACGCGATCGCGGGAAGGAGTCCCGCAAGCATGAATTCTGAAGTGCCCATGACGAAGACCGCCAGGGCAAGCAAATAGAGAGAGAAGGGCATCGAGTACTCCGAGGTGAGAGATCAAGAAAGGGAGCTTCTTGGTCACCACGGCCATCGCCCGAGTACGACGGAGTCACGCCCGCGCAGAGGGCGGGCGTCGCTTCAGCGGTTCACGGGGCTGGCGGTGTGA
This genomic window contains:
- a CDS encoding Cmx/CmrA family chloramphenicol efflux MFS transporter, yielding MPFSLYLLALAVFVMGTSEFMLAGLLPAIASDLEVTLATAGLLTSAFAVGMVVGAPLMAAFARRWPPRLTLVACLVVFAGCHVVGALTSEFSVLLITRVLSAFANAGFLAVALSTATTLVAADRKGRALAVLLSGTTIATVAGVPAGALLGTALGWRSTFWAIALLCLPAIVGVVRGVTKTDGQSMTGPATTTLRSELRQLASPRLILALTLGALINGGTFAAFTFLAPVVTETAGLDEVWVPVALVLFGIGSFAGVTVAGRLSDRYPGLVLAVGGPLLLGGWITMTLTASHPAVILVLVLAQGVLSFGVGSTLIARVLYAASGAPTMGGSYATAALNIGAAIGPVLGGWAIAVGAGLSAPMLVAAGLTAVALIMAGAARGLLAEAPSAVAR